In Euphorbia lathyris chromosome 10, ddEupLath1.1, whole genome shotgun sequence, a single genomic region encodes these proteins:
- the LOC136209139 gene encoding thaumatin-like protein 1b, with protein sequence MHSAMALLLFGLVSTSLFNGVHPATISFTNKCSYTVWPATLTGGGKPQLSTTGFMLATGATQSVDVPAPFTGRFWGRTQCSTDSSGKFTCGAGDCASGQVACNGAGGIPPATLIEFTLAANAGQDFYDVSLVDGFNVPASVSPTGGACKSASCPGNVNSVCPPELQVTGPSGVIACKSACEQFNQPQYCCTGGFGSPTTCKPTSYSTIFKIQCPEAYSYAYDDQSSLFSCTGGSNYAISFCP encoded by the exons ATGCATTCAGCTATGGCTTTACTGCTCTTTGGCCTTGTCTCCACCTCCCTCTTCAATG GAGTACATCCAGCAACAATTTCTTTCACCAACAAATGTTCTTACACAGTTTGGCCAGCAACCCTAACCGGCGGTGGCAAGCCTCAACTCTCCACCACCGGATTTATGTTAGCGACCGGAGCAACTCAATCCGTCGATGTTCCTGCCCCATTCACTGGCCGATTTTGGGGCCGAACGCAGTGCTCCACAGACTCATCCGGCAAATTCACTTGCGGAGCTGGCGATTGTGCTTCTGGGCAAGTAGCATGTAATGGAGCTGGCGGGATCCCACCAGCTACCTTAATAGAATTCACTTTAGCAGCAAATGCCGGACAAGATTTCTACGACGTTAGCCTTGTCGATGGATTTAATGTTCCGGCCTCAGTCTCCCCGACTGGCGGAGCCTGCAAAAGCGCCAGTTGTCCCGGGAATGTAAACTCCGTTTGTCCCCCTGAATTACAAGTTACAG GGCCTAGTGGTGTGATTGCTTGCAAAAGTGCGTGCGAACAGTTCAACCAGCCGCAGTATTGCTGCACGGGGGGTTTTGGTTCACCGACTACTTGTAAACCGACAAGTTATTCGACGATTTTCAAGATTCAGTGCCCAGAGGCTTATAGCTATGCTTATGATGATCAAAGTAGCTTATTTTCTTGCACTGGTGGATCTAACTATGCTATCAGTTTCTGCCCATGA
- the LOC136208321 gene encoding thaumatin-like protein 1, with amino-acid sequence MALVFFALTFAFLFNGVHPATITFTNRCQQTVWPATLTGGGRPQLSTTGFELANGATRTVDVPAPFTGRFWARTECSTNSGRFTCLAGECGSGQIGCNGAGGNPPVTLIEFTLAENNGQDFYDISLVDGFNVPVSVSPQGGSGDTCITSSCAANVNAVCLPEFQVTGSNGVVACKSACAALNQPQYCCTGEFNSPETCKPTNYSEIFKNQCPQAYSYAYDDPSSTFSCTGGANYAITFCP; translated from the exons ATGGCTTTAGTGTTCTTTGCTCTTACCTTCGCCTTCCTTTTCAATG GAGTTCATCCGGCGACGATAACTTTCACAAACAGATGTCAACAAACTGTCTGGCCAGCAACCCTAACCGGCGGCGGCAGGCCTCAACTCTCAACCACCGGCTTCGAGTTAGCAAACGGAGCAACCCGAACCGTCGACGTTCCAGCCCCATTCACCGGACGCTTCTGGGCCCGAACCGAGTGCTCTACCAACTCCGGAAGATTCACTTGCTTAGCCGGCGAATGCGGTTCAGGACAAATAGGATGCAATGGAGCCGGTGGAAATCCACCAGTTACTCTCATAGAATTCACTTTAGCAGAAAACAACGGACAAGATTTCTACGACATTAGCCTTGTCGACGGATTCAACGTTCCGGTCTCCGTTTCCCCACAAGGAGGCTCCGGCGACACTTGCATTACATCTAGTTGTGCGGCCAATGTGAACGCGGTTTGCCTGCCGGAATTTCAAGTTACGGGATCTAACGGTGTGGTTGCTTGTAAAAGTGCCTGCGCGGCTTTGAATCAGCCGCAATATTGCTGCACAGGGGAATTCAATTCGCCGGAAACTTGCAAACCGACGAATTATTCAGAGATTTTCAAAAATCAGTGCCCACAAGCTTATAGTTATGCTTATGATGATCCGAGCAGCACATTTTCTTGCACCGGCGGAGCTAATTATGCTATCACTTTCTGCCCTTGa